One genomic region from Rhinoraja longicauda isolate Sanriku21f chromosome 34, sRhiLon1.1, whole genome shotgun sequence encodes:
- the LOC144609740 gene encoding sperm-egg fusion protein TMEM95-like codes for MKGVYGTVTVAGFLLALLARTEGCMYCASPHKRIRDRFAKLCGEYKTLSGAANCTNHTEADLVKFQFDESTVDTITEKVHRVLRVIEINQTLKDLPKFWDWLYEKKLPQLTKESMCAPKCRKSTKVINCKQCREVKVNCWPMKTCWPKMLDLQESVFVILGVSAGSFLIGFVTLIFESRNLQAKMEKEVE; via the exons ATGAAGGGGGTCTATGGCACGGTAACAGTCGCCGGCTTCTTGCTGGCTCTCCTGGCCAGGACAGAGGGCTGCATGTACTGTGCTTCCCCACACAAGAGAATACGGGACAGGTTTGCAAAGCTGTGCGGAGAATACAAGACGTTGAGCGGGGCTGCCAACTGTACCAACCACACCGAGGCAGACCTGGTCAAGTTTCAGTTTG ATGAATCGACAGTCGACACGATCACGGAGAAGGTTCACCGTGTCCTTCGTGTTATAG aaATCAACCAGACTTTGAAGGATTTGCCCAAATTCTGGGACTGGCTTTATGAGAAAAAGCTTCCACAACTGACGAAGGAAT CCATGTGCGCTCCCAAATGCA GAAAGTCCACCAAGGTCATTAACTGCAAGCAGTGTCGAGAGGTGAAGGTTAACTGCTGGCCAATGAAGACCTGCTGGCCAA AGATGCTAGACCTGCAGGAATCCGTCTTCGTGATCCTCGGTGTGTCGGCCGGTTCATTCTTGATTGGTTTTGTGACGCTTATTTTCGA